The following proteins come from a genomic window of Crassostrea angulata isolate pt1a10 chromosome 1, ASM2561291v2, whole genome shotgun sequence:
- the LOC128164466 gene encoding epidermal growth factor receptor kinase substrate 8-like isoform X8, whose product MNGYDHYGRNGFNPVNSVDPYNHREMDFNSPRRSIYDGSVFGISDMPTARDDSYERNDYGRSQRNGFGHDLDRTSFDGRYDMRDDDRNIQFELDHLATFSSRSGTMSPEDGLRKLRQMESTTGIWTMRCTMFVDRASSNLVIVDRSNGDELERFSLDLVYEPTAIFKDDKREIYTNLILFTVLDDPRKRSGPSDMHIFQSIANPLTNQATKAQDIVDEIQAAKEGRGRATSGQRIPPPPSGPAPQPPRFGDMESYLKESAGLGRSDFFTQQGPRERDNQANSIVDDDINYRQSRVGGLGGLGQTNRASYMPTEMDSPQNEILERDVQLLNACFDDIEKFVSRLQQAAEAYKELERRRKDRSNKKSKNGRPTGDGMLNMRAKPPPADDFIDIFEKFKFAFNLLAKLKAHIHDPNAPELVHFLFTPLSLIYEASRDPVHGGRDLAESATRPGITQDAKQLLLNCLTSKELELWQSLGKSWINSRDNYGDTYMPRFYNGWAPAMSAPAMSAPVERLDRTRIEDALMNHERQIRDRNYEERARREGGDMVMPFPSARDDDRNYGGRSTRYDQFSRPPEENNYARSTKRPSTPPPQGVPYTNPSVARYQEHVEQHINSERDDIYKNREVHEPRMPEPRTKQDKMLDFVQETLRANGKVMEAVHDRQGRNAKEITVQKGELLQVLDDTRNWWKLKNHEGHIGYAPYTILKEYEANGMGDFDKRPWEHLMTRGRRSSGEYNSHIQTNGAPAPPAPPPPPNGGSRRQDDRDDRKQRKPSNRRRNYSDDYSSGSASDEDRRSYGRSSDRRNSPRSPRDDSDGWSRDSSDRERSRSNRQKRRNSPPPKRSDPPAPRYDDPPSRYSNKSPRQREPPPVPATKPPPLRGQKDKKRDDLHDELQQRMNIGPKSGQKPQRERQQVRVITARSSVDEVADWLDTKGFSENCIRVFRGYNGEDMFRLKKKEMDRLIGQQEAQRLESQILVQKNKEGYKTARSGGKELQAILHKRKEMADRKDDSVEVADYSDSESDASDNFENAGKTLRAMLRHQRKRISNTTYRD is encoded by the exons ATGAACGGTTACGATCATTACGGACGGAACGGATTTAACCCTGTAAA ttcTGTAGATCCGTATAACCACAG GGAAATGGACTTTAACAGTCCAAGGCGTTCAATTTATGATGGCTCTGTGTTCGGAATATCCGACATGCCAACCGCAAG aGATGACTCGTATGAAAGAAATGACTATGGGAGATCGCAGAGGAATGGATTTGGTCACGATTTAG ATCGTACAAGCTTTGATGGCCGCTATGATATGAGAGATGATGATCGGAATATACAGTTTGAATTGGACCATCTCGCAACCTTCAGCTCCAGATCAG GGACAATGTCCCCGGAGGATGGTTTGCGGAAGCTGCGGCAGATGGAGAGCACCACGGGAATCTGGACCATGCGGTGCACCATGTTTGTGGACAGGGCGTCCAGTAATCTCGTCATAGTAGACAGAAGCAATGGG GATGAACTGGAGAGATTTTCGCTGGACCTCGTTTATGAACCTACAGCCATATTCAAGGATGACAAGAGAGAAATCTACACAAACTTGATCCTGTTCACAGTACTGGACGACCCTCGCAAGAGGAGTGGTCCATCTGACATGCACATCTTCCAGAGCATAGCGAACCCT TTAACTAACCAAGCAACAAAG GCACAGGATATTGTGGATGAAATACAGGCAGCAAAGGAAGGGCGGGGCAGAGCTACTTCAGG ACAGAGGATACCACCTCCACCCTCAGGCCCTGCACCTCAGCCCCCAAGGTTTGGAGATATGG AATCTTACTTGAAAGAGAGTGCAGGTCTGGGTCGCAGTGATTTCTTCACACAGCAGGGCCCTAGAGAACGGGATAATCAGGCCAATAGTATCGTAGATGATGACATTA ACTACAGACAGAGCCGAGTGGGAGGTCTGGGGGGACTGGGACAAACCAACAGGGCCTCGTACATGCCCACAGAAATGGACAGCCCCCAGAACGAAATTCTAGAGAGGGATGTG CAACTGCTAAATGCTTGTTTTGATGACATAGAAAAGTTTGTGTCAAGACTTCAGCAGGCGGCAGAAGCATATAAAGAGTTAGAAAGGCGACGGAAGGACAGGAGCAacaaaaagtccaaaaatgGTCGACCCACTGgag ATGGGATGCTGAATATGAGAGCAAAGCCCCCACCTGCTGATGATTTCattgacatttttgaaaagttcaaATTCGCATTTAACCTGTTGGCAAAGCTGAAGGCACACATTCATGATCCTAATGCACCAGAGCTTGTTCACTTCTTGTTCACCCCATTGAGCCTGATATACGAGGCTAGCCGTGACCCAGTGCATGGGGGTCGGGACCTTGCTGAGAGTGCAACAAGGCCAGGCATTACCCAGGATGCTAAGCAATTGTTACTGAACTGTTTAACATCCAAAGAACTTGAACTGTGGCAGTCACTGGGAAAATCATGGATAAATAGCAG AGACAACTATGGAGACACATACATGCCGCGGTTCTACAATGGGTGGGCCCCTGCGATGTCGGCCCCTGCGATGTCGGCCCCAGTAGAAAGGTTAGACAGGACTCGTATTGAGGATGCTCTGATGAACCATGAGAGACAGATTCGGGACCGCAACTATGAGGAGAGAGCAAGGAGAGAG GGAGGAGATATGGTGATGCCTTTCCCGTCAGCTCGAGATGACGACAGGAACTACGGTGGGAGATCAACTCGTTACGACCAGTTCAGCAGACCCCCAGAGGAAAATAACTACGCAAGGTCGACCAAGCGTCCCTCCACTCCCCCTCCACAGGGAGTTCCCTATACTAACCCTAGTGTAGCACGGTATCAGGAGCATGTCGAACAGCACATTAATAG TGAACGAGACGACATTTACAA GAACAGGGAAGTTCATGAACCTAGGATGCCAGAGCCCAGAACTAAGCAGGACAAGATGCTGGACTTTGTCCAAGAAACTCTGAGGGCTAATGGAAA AGTGATGGAAGCAGTTCATGATCGCCAGGGAAGAAATGCCAAAGAAATCACTGTGCAGAAAGGGGAACTACTACAG GTGTTAGATGATACCAGAAACTGGTGGAAACTGAAGAATCATGAGGGTCACATAGGGTATGCCCCCTACACAATACTTAAGGAGTACGAGGCCAATGGTATGGGAGATTTTGACAAG AGACCTTGGGAACATTTGATG ACGAGGGGTAGAAGATCAAGCGGAGAATACAACAGCCACATTCAGACAAATGGGGCACCTGCCCCACCagcccccccaccccctcccaaCGGGGGCAGTCGTCGCCAAG ACGACCGTGATGACAGAAAGCAGCGGAAACCTAGCAACAGGCGCCGTAACTATAGCGACGACTACAGCAGCGGGAGTGCCAGTGACGAAGATCGACGATCCTATGG ACGCAGCAGTGATAGACGGAACAGTCCGCGCAGTCCTCGAGACGATAGTGACGGCTGGAGTCGAGACAGTAGTGACAgggaaaggtcaaggtcaaatcgACAGAAAAGACGAAATTCCCCGCCACCGAAACGTAGTGACCCTCCAGCACCACGCTACGACGACCCGCCATCAAGATACAGCAATAAGTCACCACGGCAGAGAGAACCACCCCCGGTCCCTGCTACAAAACCCCCGCCACTCCGGGGACAAaaag ATAAGAAAAGAGATGACCTTCACGACGAACTCCAACAACGCATGAACATAGGTCCAAAGTCAGGTCAGAAACCACAGAGAGAACGCCAACAGGTCAGGGTCATTACTGCAAGGTCATCCGTGGACGAGGTCGCAGACTGGTTGGATACCAAAGGGTTTTCTGAAAA TTGTATACGAGTGTTTCGGGGTTACAATGGAGAGGATATGTTCCGTCTAAAGAAGAAAGAGATGGATCGGCTTATTGGTCAGCAAGAGGCACAGAGACTCGAGAGCCAAATATTGGTCCAGAAAAACAAAGAAGGG tataaGACAGCACGCAGTGGCGGGAAGGAGTTACAGGCGATTCTGCACAAAAGGAAAGAAATGGCCGACCGTAAAGACGACTCAGTAGAAGTGGCCGACTACTCCGACTCGGAGA GTGACGcatccgataattttgaaaacgCCGGGAAGACGTTGAGAGCAATGTTACGTCATCAGCGGAAGCGGATTTCGAACACCACTTACCGTGATTAA
- the LOC128164466 gene encoding epidermal growth factor receptor kinase substrate 8-like isoform X13, whose product MNGYDHYGRNGFNPVNSVDPYNHREMDFNSPRRSIYDGSVFGISDMPTARDDSYERNDYGRSQRNGFGHDLDRTSFDGRYDMRDDDRNIQFELDHLATFSSRSGTMSPEDGLRKLRQMESTTGIWTMRCTMFVDRASSNLVIVDRSNGDELERFSLDLVYEPTAIFKDDKREIYTNLILFTVLDDPRKRSGPSDMHIFQSIANPAQDIVDEIQAAKEGRGRATSGQRIPPPPSGPAPQPPRFGDMDYRQSRVGGLGGLGQTNRASYMPTEMDSPQNEILERDVQLLNACFDDIEKFVSRLQQAAEAYKELERRRKDRSNKKSKNGRPTGDGMLNMRAKPPPADDFIDIFEKFKFAFNLLAKLKAHIHDPNAPELVHFLFTPLSLIYEASRDPVHGGRDLAESATRPGITQDAKQLLLNCLTSKELELWQSLGKSWINSRDNYGDTYMPRFYNGWAPAMSAPAMSAPVERLDRTRIEDALMNHERQIRDRNYEERARREGGDMVMPFPSARDDDRNYGGRSTRYDQFSRPPEENNYARSTKRPSTPPPQGVPYTNPSVARYQEHVEQHINSERDDIYKNREVHEPRMPEPRTKQDKMLDFVQETLRANGKVMEAVHDRQGRNAKEITVQKGELLQVLDDTRNWWKLKNHEGHIGYAPYTILKEYEANGMGDFDKRPWEHLMTRGRRSSGEYNSHIQTNGAPAPPAPPPPPNGGSRRQDDRDDRKQRKPSNRRRNYSDDYSSGSASDEDRRSYGRSSDRRNSPRSPRDDSDGWSRDSSDRERSRSNRQKRRNSPPPKRSDPPAPRYDDPPSRYSNKSPRQREPPPVPATKPPPLRGQKDKKRDDLHDELQQRMNIGPKSGQKPQRERQQVRVITARSSVDEVADWLDTKGFSENCIRVFRGYNGEDMFRLKKKEMDRLIGQQEAQRLESQILVQKNKEGYKTARSGGKELQAILHKRKEMADRKDDSVEVADYSDSESDASDNFENAGKTLRAMLRHQRKRISNTTYRD is encoded by the exons ATGAACGGTTACGATCATTACGGACGGAACGGATTTAACCCTGTAAA ttcTGTAGATCCGTATAACCACAG GGAAATGGACTTTAACAGTCCAAGGCGTTCAATTTATGATGGCTCTGTGTTCGGAATATCCGACATGCCAACCGCAAG aGATGACTCGTATGAAAGAAATGACTATGGGAGATCGCAGAGGAATGGATTTGGTCACGATTTAG ATCGTACAAGCTTTGATGGCCGCTATGATATGAGAGATGATGATCGGAATATACAGTTTGAATTGGACCATCTCGCAACCTTCAGCTCCAGATCAG GGACAATGTCCCCGGAGGATGGTTTGCGGAAGCTGCGGCAGATGGAGAGCACCACGGGAATCTGGACCATGCGGTGCACCATGTTTGTGGACAGGGCGTCCAGTAATCTCGTCATAGTAGACAGAAGCAATGGG GATGAACTGGAGAGATTTTCGCTGGACCTCGTTTATGAACCTACAGCCATATTCAAGGATGACAAGAGAGAAATCTACACAAACTTGATCCTGTTCACAGTACTGGACGACCCTCGCAAGAGGAGTGGTCCATCTGACATGCACATCTTCCAGAGCATAGCGAACCCT GCACAGGATATTGTGGATGAAATACAGGCAGCAAAGGAAGGGCGGGGCAGAGCTACTTCAGG ACAGAGGATACCACCTCCACCCTCAGGCCCTGCACCTCAGCCCCCAAGGTTTGGAGATATGG ACTACAGACAGAGCCGAGTGGGAGGTCTGGGGGGACTGGGACAAACCAACAGGGCCTCGTACATGCCCACAGAAATGGACAGCCCCCAGAACGAAATTCTAGAGAGGGATGTG CAACTGCTAAATGCTTGTTTTGATGACATAGAAAAGTTTGTGTCAAGACTTCAGCAGGCGGCAGAAGCATATAAAGAGTTAGAAAGGCGACGGAAGGACAGGAGCAacaaaaagtccaaaaatgGTCGACCCACTGgag ATGGGATGCTGAATATGAGAGCAAAGCCCCCACCTGCTGATGATTTCattgacatttttgaaaagttcaaATTCGCATTTAACCTGTTGGCAAAGCTGAAGGCACACATTCATGATCCTAATGCACCAGAGCTTGTTCACTTCTTGTTCACCCCATTGAGCCTGATATACGAGGCTAGCCGTGACCCAGTGCATGGGGGTCGGGACCTTGCTGAGAGTGCAACAAGGCCAGGCATTACCCAGGATGCTAAGCAATTGTTACTGAACTGTTTAACATCCAAAGAACTTGAACTGTGGCAGTCACTGGGAAAATCATGGATAAATAGCAG AGACAACTATGGAGACACATACATGCCGCGGTTCTACAATGGGTGGGCCCCTGCGATGTCGGCCCCTGCGATGTCGGCCCCAGTAGAAAGGTTAGACAGGACTCGTATTGAGGATGCTCTGATGAACCATGAGAGACAGATTCGGGACCGCAACTATGAGGAGAGAGCAAGGAGAGAG GGAGGAGATATGGTGATGCCTTTCCCGTCAGCTCGAGATGACGACAGGAACTACGGTGGGAGATCAACTCGTTACGACCAGTTCAGCAGACCCCCAGAGGAAAATAACTACGCAAGGTCGACCAAGCGTCCCTCCACTCCCCCTCCACAGGGAGTTCCCTATACTAACCCTAGTGTAGCACGGTATCAGGAGCATGTCGAACAGCACATTAATAG TGAACGAGACGACATTTACAA GAACAGGGAAGTTCATGAACCTAGGATGCCAGAGCCCAGAACTAAGCAGGACAAGATGCTGGACTTTGTCCAAGAAACTCTGAGGGCTAATGGAAA AGTGATGGAAGCAGTTCATGATCGCCAGGGAAGAAATGCCAAAGAAATCACTGTGCAGAAAGGGGAACTACTACAG GTGTTAGATGATACCAGAAACTGGTGGAAACTGAAGAATCATGAGGGTCACATAGGGTATGCCCCCTACACAATACTTAAGGAGTACGAGGCCAATGGTATGGGAGATTTTGACAAG AGACCTTGGGAACATTTGATG ACGAGGGGTAGAAGATCAAGCGGAGAATACAACAGCCACATTCAGACAAATGGGGCACCTGCCCCACCagcccccccaccccctcccaaCGGGGGCAGTCGTCGCCAAG ACGACCGTGATGACAGAAAGCAGCGGAAACCTAGCAACAGGCGCCGTAACTATAGCGACGACTACAGCAGCGGGAGTGCCAGTGACGAAGATCGACGATCCTATGG ACGCAGCAGTGATAGACGGAACAGTCCGCGCAGTCCTCGAGACGATAGTGACGGCTGGAGTCGAGACAGTAGTGACAgggaaaggtcaaggtcaaatcgACAGAAAAGACGAAATTCCCCGCCACCGAAACGTAGTGACCCTCCAGCACCACGCTACGACGACCCGCCATCAAGATACAGCAATAAGTCACCACGGCAGAGAGAACCACCCCCGGTCCCTGCTACAAAACCCCCGCCACTCCGGGGACAAaaag ATAAGAAAAGAGATGACCTTCACGACGAACTCCAACAACGCATGAACATAGGTCCAAAGTCAGGTCAGAAACCACAGAGAGAACGCCAACAGGTCAGGGTCATTACTGCAAGGTCATCCGTGGACGAGGTCGCAGACTGGTTGGATACCAAAGGGTTTTCTGAAAA TTGTATACGAGTGTTTCGGGGTTACAATGGAGAGGATATGTTCCGTCTAAAGAAGAAAGAGATGGATCGGCTTATTGGTCAGCAAGAGGCACAGAGACTCGAGAGCCAAATATTGGTCCAGAAAAACAAAGAAGGG tataaGACAGCACGCAGTGGCGGGAAGGAGTTACAGGCGATTCTGCACAAAAGGAAAGAAATGGCCGACCGTAAAGACGACTCAGTAGAAGTGGCCGACTACTCCGACTCGGAGA GTGACGcatccgataattttgaaaacgCCGGGAAGACGTTGAGAGCAATGTTACGTCATCAGCGGAAGCGGATTTCGAACACCACTTACCGTGATTAA
- the LOC128164466 gene encoding epidermal growth factor receptor kinase substrate 8-like isoform X2 codes for MNGYDHYGRNGFNPVNSVDPYNHREMDFNSPRRSIYDGSVFGISDMPTARDDSYERNDYGRSQRNGFGHDLDRTSFDGRYDMRDDDRNIQFELDHLATFSSRSGTMSPEDGLRKLRQMESTTGIWTMRCTMFVDRASSNLVIVDRSNGDELERFSLDLVYEPTAIFKDDKREIYTNLILFTVLDDPRKRSGPSDMHIFQSIANPLTNQATKAQDIVDEIQAAKEGRGRATSGQRIPPPPSGPAPQPPRFGDMGVNIISPDISDSNQNIETQVRNLDIHDAESYLKESAGLGRSDFFTQQGPRERDNQANSIVDDDINYRQSRVGGLGGLGQTNRASYMPTEMDSPQNEILERDVQLLNACFDDIEKFVSRLQQAAEAYKELERRRKDRSNKKSKNGRPTGDGMLNMRAKPPPADDFIDIFEKFKFAFNLLAKLKAHIHDPNAPELVHFLFTPLSLIYEASRDPVHGGRDLAESATRPGITQDAKQLLLNCLTSKELELWQSLGKSWINSRDNYGDTYMPRFYNGWAPAMSAPAMSAPVERLDRTRIEDALMNHERQIRDRNYEERARREGGDMVMPFPSARDDDRNYGGRSTRYDQFSRPPEENNYARSTKRPSTPPPQGVPYTNPSVARYQEHVEQHINRNREVHEPRMPEPRTKQDKMLDFVQETLRANGKVMEAVHDRQGRNAKEITVQKGELLQVLDDTRNWWKLKNHEGHIGYAPYTILKEYEANGMGDFDKRPWEHLMTRGRRSSGEYNSHIQTNGAPAPPAPPPPPNGGSRRQDDRDDRKQRKPSNRRRNYSDDYSSGSASDEDRRSYGRSSDRRNSPRSPRDDSDGWSRDSSDRERSRSNRQKRRNSPPPKRSDPPAPRYDDPPSRYSNKSPRQREPPPVPATKPPPLRGQKDKKRDDLHDELQQRMNIGPKSGQKPQRERQQVRVITARSSVDEVADWLDTKGFSENCIRVFRGYNGEDMFRLKKKEMDRLIGQQEAQRLESQILVQKNKEGYKTARSGGKELQAILHKRKEMADRKDDSVEVADYSDSESDASDNFENAGKTLRAMLRHQRKRISNTTYRD; via the exons ATGAACGGTTACGATCATTACGGACGGAACGGATTTAACCCTGTAAA ttcTGTAGATCCGTATAACCACAG GGAAATGGACTTTAACAGTCCAAGGCGTTCAATTTATGATGGCTCTGTGTTCGGAATATCCGACATGCCAACCGCAAG aGATGACTCGTATGAAAGAAATGACTATGGGAGATCGCAGAGGAATGGATTTGGTCACGATTTAG ATCGTACAAGCTTTGATGGCCGCTATGATATGAGAGATGATGATCGGAATATACAGTTTGAATTGGACCATCTCGCAACCTTCAGCTCCAGATCAG GGACAATGTCCCCGGAGGATGGTTTGCGGAAGCTGCGGCAGATGGAGAGCACCACGGGAATCTGGACCATGCGGTGCACCATGTTTGTGGACAGGGCGTCCAGTAATCTCGTCATAGTAGACAGAAGCAATGGG GATGAACTGGAGAGATTTTCGCTGGACCTCGTTTATGAACCTACAGCCATATTCAAGGATGACAAGAGAGAAATCTACACAAACTTGATCCTGTTCACAGTACTGGACGACCCTCGCAAGAGGAGTGGTCCATCTGACATGCACATCTTCCAGAGCATAGCGAACCCT TTAACTAACCAAGCAACAAAG GCACAGGATATTGTGGATGAAATACAGGCAGCAAAGGAAGGGCGGGGCAGAGCTACTTCAGG ACAGAGGATACCACCTCCACCCTCAGGCCCTGCACCTCAGCCCCCAAGGTTTGGAGATATGG GTGTGAACATTATATCACCTGATATAAGTGACAGCAATCAAAATATAGAAACTCAGGTCAGAAATCTGGACATTCATGATGCAG AATCTTACTTGAAAGAGAGTGCAGGTCTGGGTCGCAGTGATTTCTTCACACAGCAGGGCCCTAGAGAACGGGATAATCAGGCCAATAGTATCGTAGATGATGACATTA ACTACAGACAGAGCCGAGTGGGAGGTCTGGGGGGACTGGGACAAACCAACAGGGCCTCGTACATGCCCACAGAAATGGACAGCCCCCAGAACGAAATTCTAGAGAGGGATGTG CAACTGCTAAATGCTTGTTTTGATGACATAGAAAAGTTTGTGTCAAGACTTCAGCAGGCGGCAGAAGCATATAAAGAGTTAGAAAGGCGACGGAAGGACAGGAGCAacaaaaagtccaaaaatgGTCGACCCACTGgag ATGGGATGCTGAATATGAGAGCAAAGCCCCCACCTGCTGATGATTTCattgacatttttgaaaagttcaaATTCGCATTTAACCTGTTGGCAAAGCTGAAGGCACACATTCATGATCCTAATGCACCAGAGCTTGTTCACTTCTTGTTCACCCCATTGAGCCTGATATACGAGGCTAGCCGTGACCCAGTGCATGGGGGTCGGGACCTTGCTGAGAGTGCAACAAGGCCAGGCATTACCCAGGATGCTAAGCAATTGTTACTGAACTGTTTAACATCCAAAGAACTTGAACTGTGGCAGTCACTGGGAAAATCATGGATAAATAGCAG AGACAACTATGGAGACACATACATGCCGCGGTTCTACAATGGGTGGGCCCCTGCGATGTCGGCCCCTGCGATGTCGGCCCCAGTAGAAAGGTTAGACAGGACTCGTATTGAGGATGCTCTGATGAACCATGAGAGACAGATTCGGGACCGCAACTATGAGGAGAGAGCAAGGAGAGAG GGAGGAGATATGGTGATGCCTTTCCCGTCAGCTCGAGATGACGACAGGAACTACGGTGGGAGATCAACTCGTTACGACCAGTTCAGCAGACCCCCAGAGGAAAATAACTACGCAAGGTCGACCAAGCGTCCCTCCACTCCCCCTCCACAGGGAGTTCCCTATACTAACCCTAGTGTAGCACGGTATCAGGAGCATGTCGAACAGCACATTAATAG GAACAGGGAAGTTCATGAACCTAGGATGCCAGAGCCCAGAACTAAGCAGGACAAGATGCTGGACTTTGTCCAAGAAACTCTGAGGGCTAATGGAAA AGTGATGGAAGCAGTTCATGATCGCCAGGGAAGAAATGCCAAAGAAATCACTGTGCAGAAAGGGGAACTACTACAG GTGTTAGATGATACCAGAAACTGGTGGAAACTGAAGAATCATGAGGGTCACATAGGGTATGCCCCCTACACAATACTTAAGGAGTACGAGGCCAATGGTATGGGAGATTTTGACAAG AGACCTTGGGAACATTTGATG ACGAGGGGTAGAAGATCAAGCGGAGAATACAACAGCCACATTCAGACAAATGGGGCACCTGCCCCACCagcccccccaccccctcccaaCGGGGGCAGTCGTCGCCAAG ACGACCGTGATGACAGAAAGCAGCGGAAACCTAGCAACAGGCGCCGTAACTATAGCGACGACTACAGCAGCGGGAGTGCCAGTGACGAAGATCGACGATCCTATGG ACGCAGCAGTGATAGACGGAACAGTCCGCGCAGTCCTCGAGACGATAGTGACGGCTGGAGTCGAGACAGTAGTGACAgggaaaggtcaaggtcaaatcgACAGAAAAGACGAAATTCCCCGCCACCGAAACGTAGTGACCCTCCAGCACCACGCTACGACGACCCGCCATCAAGATACAGCAATAAGTCACCACGGCAGAGAGAACCACCCCCGGTCCCTGCTACAAAACCCCCGCCACTCCGGGGACAAaaag ATAAGAAAAGAGATGACCTTCACGACGAACTCCAACAACGCATGAACATAGGTCCAAAGTCAGGTCAGAAACCACAGAGAGAACGCCAACAGGTCAGGGTCATTACTGCAAGGTCATCCGTGGACGAGGTCGCAGACTGGTTGGATACCAAAGGGTTTTCTGAAAA TTGTATACGAGTGTTTCGGGGTTACAATGGAGAGGATATGTTCCGTCTAAAGAAGAAAGAGATGGATCGGCTTATTGGTCAGCAAGAGGCACAGAGACTCGAGAGCCAAATATTGGTCCAGAAAAACAAAGAAGGG tataaGACAGCACGCAGTGGCGGGAAGGAGTTACAGGCGATTCTGCACAAAAGGAAAGAAATGGCCGACCGTAAAGACGACTCAGTAGAAGTGGCCGACTACTCCGACTCGGAGA GTGACGcatccgataattttgaaaacgCCGGGAAGACGTTGAGAGCAATGTTACGTCATCAGCGGAAGCGGATTTCGAACACCACTTACCGTGATTAA